The Herpetosiphonaceae bacterium genome has a window encoding:
- a CDS encoding PAS domain S-box protein, with protein sequence MKEPTTPTASAQDEELAQLQQRVQELEQELDQRRHAEEAFAQQITTLQEHLFLLNLTHDAVLVRDPAGTILFWNQTAEQTYGWSRAEALGKHVHTLLQTQFPIPLAEIEAQMQRAAAWEGELIHRCRDGHSLVISSRWVLQQHIWQQQAVVVEVNRNITERKQTEIQLRDSEQELRALLAAIMDVILVLDREGYYRKVAPTNPRLLYRPANELTGKRLHEVFPAAQADFFLTIIRRALLSHQVVHIEYPLQIGEHEHWFSGAISPIGDDTVVWVGRDITERRRIEQEQVRLREQIIRTQAAIVAELSTPLIPLNDQVLVMPIVGVIDQQRAQAMLSALVEGVSTQRALVVIVDITGVPHIDAQVANTLIQAGQSLKLLGAQMVITGMRAEVAQALVTLGIDLGEVIIRSTLQSGIAYALDHHS encoded by the coding sequence ATGAAGGAACCTACTACCCCTACCGCATCAGCACAAGACGAAGAGCTGGCCCAGCTACAGCAGCGTGTTCAGGAGCTAGAGCAGGAGTTGGATCAGCGCAGGCATGCCGAAGAGGCGTTTGCGCAGCAGATCACAACGCTTCAAGAGCATCTCTTCCTGCTTAACTTGACGCATGATGCGGTGCTGGTACGCGATCCGGCAGGCACGATCTTATTTTGGAATCAGACCGCCGAGCAGACCTACGGCTGGAGTCGTGCGGAGGCGCTTGGCAAGCATGTTCACACGCTGCTCCAAACACAATTTCCGATCCCGCTCGCGGAGATCGAAGCGCAGATGCAGCGCGCCGCCGCCTGGGAGGGCGAGCTCATCCACCGCTGCCGCGACGGCCACAGCCTCGTCATCAGCAGCCGGTGGGTCCTGCAGCAGCACATCTGGCAGCAGCAGGCGGTGGTCGTCGAAGTCAACCGCAACATCACCGAGCGCAAGCAAACAGAGATCCAACTGCGCGACTCGGAGCAAGAGCTACGGGCGCTGCTCGCGGCGATCATGGACGTGATTCTGGTGCTCGATCGCGAGGGCTACTACCGCAAAGTGGCCCCGACCAATCCTCGGCTGCTGTACAGGCCAGCCAATGAGCTGACCGGCAAACGGCTCCACGAGGTCTTTCCGGCAGCGCAGGCCGATTTCTTTCTCACGATTATTCGGCGTGCTCTGCTCTCGCATCAGGTGGTTCATATCGAGTATCCCTTGCAGATCGGCGAGCACGAGCACTGGTTTAGCGGCGCTATCTCACCCATCGGCGATGATACGGTGGTTTGGGTGGGCCGCGACATCACGGAGCGCCGACGCATCGAGCAGGAGCAGGTGCGGCTACGCGAGCAGATCATTCGGACCCAGGCGGCAATCGTGGCGGAATTATCGACGCCGCTGATCCCGCTCAACGATCAGGTGCTCGTGATGCCGATCGTTGGTGTGATCGATCAGCAGCGGGCACAGGCGATGTTGAGCGCCCTGGTAGAGGGCGTCAGCACACAGCGCGCACTGGTTGTGATCGTCGATATTACGGGCGTGCCGCATATCGATGCCCAGGTTGCGAACACGCTGATTCAAGCCGGACAAAGCCTCAAGCTCTTAGGCGCACAGATGGTCATCACCGGCATGCGCGCCGAAGTTGCCCAGGCGCTGGTGACGCTGGGCATCGATCTTGGCGAGGTCATCATCCGCAGCACCTTGCAGAGCGGCATTGCCTACGCGCTCGATCATCACAGCTAG